One window of the Takifugu rubripes chromosome 13, fTakRub1.2, whole genome shotgun sequence genome contains the following:
- the LOC115252165 gene encoding UDP-glucuronosyltransferase 2C1-like isoform X1, whose amino-acid sequence MRSATRHDADASVGTLPQLNTMRPIFFCSTLVLLFVARPRSCQGGNILVVPIEGSHWINMKILLQALHARGHNITIVRSSKSWYISENSTYYKTVTVPVERSLDQRSITRIVSEIIQFERGALPLTSFLHITFGMTSTFIDAHSAIGEFIAATLDDQELMRTLKENKYDLVLTDPSWGSGIILAKYLNLPLVYNVRWLLSGEGHLAFAPSPISYIPITGSGHSDKMTFIQRVKNVILYLITKYHFDLLSQVYQKICDKYLGPGHDFKQIMLDADIWLMRVDFVFEFPRPTMPNVVYMGGFQCKPAKPLPEHLEEFMQSSGEHGVIIMSLGTFVSQLPAEITNEVAAAFAKLPQKIIWKHEGDRPATLGNNTLLVDWMPQNDLLGHPKTKLFVAHGGTNGVQEAMYHGVPVVGLPVFFDQYDNLLRLKERGGAEILSLRTVDKDDNFLAAVKRVLNDPSYRMNMQRLSRLHRDAPIKPLDSALFWIEFVMRHRGAAHLRTESYRLPWYSYHSVDVMLFLAGITLLIFMTFAALVRYLCSRCVRAKSKQE is encoded by the exons ATGCGCAGCGCGACGCGACACGACGCAGACGCTTCCGTTGGAACTTTGCCGCAACTGAACACG ATGAGGCCgatcttcttctgcagcactttagtgCTGCTGTTTGTAGCCAGGCCCAGATCCTGTCAAGGAGGCAACATTTTGGTGGTTCCTATTGAAGGGAGCCACTGGATAAACATGAAGATCCTTCTTCAAGCTTTGCACGCCAGAGGACACAATATAACCATTGTTCGCTCCAGCAAATCCTGGTACATCAGTGAAAATTCTACATATTACAAAACTGTTACAGTTCCAGTGGAGAGGAGCCTGGATCAGAGGTCCATTACAAGAATAGTATCTGAAATAATTCAGTTTGAAAGAGGAGCGCTCCCCTTAACGAGCTTTCTTCACATAACCTTCGGAATGACCAGCACGTTTATCGACGCTCACTCAGCTATTGGCGAATTTATAGCAGCGACGTTAGACGATCAGGAGTTGATGAGAACTCTAAAGGAGAACAAATATGACCTGGTACTAACTGACCCCTCCTGGGGTAGTGGAATCATTTTAGCCAAATATCTGAATCTTCCGTTGGTATATAATGTTCGGTGGCTACTTTCTGGTGAGGGTCATCTTGCCTTTGCTCCATCACCTATATCATATATTCCAATTACAGGAAGTGGCCACAGTGACAAGATGACCTTTATACAGAGGGTCAAAAATGTGATTCTCTATTTGATAACCAAATACCATTTTGATCTGTTATCGCAAGTGTATCAGAAAATATGTGACAAATATCTTGGTCCGGGTCATGACTTTAAGCAGATAATGCTGGATGCAGATAtctggctgatgagagtggactttgtgtttgagtttCCCCGCCCCACCATGCCTAACGTCGTCTATAtgggagggttccagtgtaaacctgccaagcctttacctgaacacctggaagagtttatgcagagttcaggagaacacggagtcatcatcatgtctctggggacttttGTGAGCCAACTTCCTGCTGAAATAACCAATGaggtcgctgcagcttttgctaaatTGCCTCAGAAGATCATCTGGAAACATGAAGGGGACAgaccagcaactctgggcaacaacactttactggtggactggatgcctcagaatgatctcttaggacatcccaaaacaaaactgtttgtGGCTCACGGAGGAACGAATGGAGTTCAGGAAGCTATGTATCATGGAGTCCCAGTTGTAGGTCTACCTGTGTTTTTTGACCAATATGACAACCTGCTGCgtctgaaagagagaggaggagctgagattCTGAGCCTTAGGACTGTGGACAAGGACGACAACTTCCTGGCAGCTGTGAAGAGAGTTTTGAacgatccctcctacaggatgaacatgcagaggctctccagactgcacagagacgcgccgataAAGCCattggacagcgccctcttctggatagagtttgtcatgagacacagaggtgcagctcacctgaggactgagtcctacaggctgccctggtattcctatcactctgtagacgtgatgctcttcttagctggaatcacgctgctcattttcatgacctttgctgctctagtacgatacttgtgttctagatgtgtgagagcaaaaagtaagcaagaataa
- the LOC115252165 gene encoding UDP-glucuronosyltransferase 2A1-like isoform X2, translating to MRPIFFCSTLVLLFVARPRSCQGGNILVVPIEGSHWINMKILLQALHARGHNITIVRSSKSWYISENSTYYKTVTVPVERSLDQRSITRIVSEIIQFERGALPLTSFLHITFGMTSTFIDAHSAIGEFIAATLDDQELMRTLKENKYDLVLTDPSWGSGIILAKYLNLPLVYNVRWLLSGEGHLAFAPSPISYIPITGSGHSDKMTFIQRVKNVILYLITKYHFDLLSQVYQKICDKYLGPGHDFKQIMLDADIWLMRVDFVFEFPRPTMPNVVYMGGFQCKPAKPLPEHLEEFMQSSGEHGVIIMSLGTFVSQLPAEITNEVAAAFAKLPQKIIWKHEGDRPATLGNNTLLVDWMPQNDLLGHPKTKLFVAHGGTNGVQEAMYHGVPVVGLPVFFDQYDNLLRLKERGGAEILSLRTVDKDDNFLAAVKRVLNDPSYRMNMQRLSRLHRDAPIKPLDSALFWIEFVMRHRGAAHLRTESYRLPWYSYHSVDVMLFLAGITLLIFMTFAALVRYLCSRCVRAKSKQE from the coding sequence ATGAGGCCgatcttcttctgcagcactttagtgCTGCTGTTTGTAGCCAGGCCCAGATCCTGTCAAGGAGGCAACATTTTGGTGGTTCCTATTGAAGGGAGCCACTGGATAAACATGAAGATCCTTCTTCAAGCTTTGCACGCCAGAGGACACAATATAACCATTGTTCGCTCCAGCAAATCCTGGTACATCAGTGAAAATTCTACATATTACAAAACTGTTACAGTTCCAGTGGAGAGGAGCCTGGATCAGAGGTCCATTACAAGAATAGTATCTGAAATAATTCAGTTTGAAAGAGGAGCGCTCCCCTTAACGAGCTTTCTTCACATAACCTTCGGAATGACCAGCACGTTTATCGACGCTCACTCAGCTATTGGCGAATTTATAGCAGCGACGTTAGACGATCAGGAGTTGATGAGAACTCTAAAGGAGAACAAATATGACCTGGTACTAACTGACCCCTCCTGGGGTAGTGGAATCATTTTAGCCAAATATCTGAATCTTCCGTTGGTATATAATGTTCGGTGGCTACTTTCTGGTGAGGGTCATCTTGCCTTTGCTCCATCACCTATATCATATATTCCAATTACAGGAAGTGGCCACAGTGACAAGATGACCTTTATACAGAGGGTCAAAAATGTGATTCTCTATTTGATAACCAAATACCATTTTGATCTGTTATCGCAAGTGTATCAGAAAATATGTGACAAATATCTTGGTCCGGGTCATGACTTTAAGCAGATAATGCTGGATGCAGATAtctggctgatgagagtggactttgtgtttgagtttCCCCGCCCCACCATGCCTAACGTCGTCTATAtgggagggttccagtgtaaacctgccaagcctttacctgaacacctggaagagtttatgcagagttcaggagaacacggagtcatcatcatgtctctggggacttttGTGAGCCAACTTCCTGCTGAAATAACCAATGaggtcgctgcagcttttgctaaatTGCCTCAGAAGATCATCTGGAAACATGAAGGGGACAgaccagcaactctgggcaacaacactttactggtggactggatgcctcagaatgatctcttaggacatcccaaaacaaaactgtttgtGGCTCACGGAGGAACGAATGGAGTTCAGGAAGCTATGTATCATGGAGTCCCAGTTGTAGGTCTACCTGTGTTTTTTGACCAATATGACAACCTGCTGCgtctgaaagagagaggaggagctgagattCTGAGCCTTAGGACTGTGGACAAGGACGACAACTTCCTGGCAGCTGTGAAGAGAGTTTTGAacgatccctcctacaggatgaacatgcagaggctctccagactgcacagagacgcgccgataAAGCCattggacagcgccctcttctggatagagtttgtcatgagacacagaggtgcagctcacctgaggactgagtcctacaggctgccctggtattcctatcactctgtagacgtgatgctcttcttagctggaatcacgctgctcattttcatgacctttgctgctctagtacgatacttgtgttctagatgtgtgagagcaaaaagtaagcaagaataa
- the LOC105419551 gene encoding uncharacterized protein, producing MAFILMLIIQGRRHKELILKFIAQGCKCDEFFFKLDDKRCSCDEKTLKLINQKCSCDKSQFTLNTQEGKCDEFILKSITGRCSCDKSTVTLITQGCRCGKSKFTQKVKRDEWLKKTVSTFVPAIVWLILLFFDGQYFACAKTDWEGRFVLVDKAAPQKWCEPISEGNFTTQELMLRSQEWIVMSQVIAILLLIFICMGLTVYLIRNSCQEKKQTDPTEQHPTKNKRSPESFIPSIKKDTFNCLICFLFNFP from the exons ATGGCCTTCATCTTGATGTTGATCATTCAAGGACGCAGACATAAAGAGTTAATCTTAAAGTTTATCGCTCAAGGATGCAAATGTGATGAGTTCTTTTTTAAGTTGGACGATAAAAGATGCAGCTGTGATGAGAAGACCTTGAAGTTGATCAATCAAAAATGCAGCTGTGACAAGTCCCAATTTACGTTGAACACTCAAGAAGGCAAATGTGATGAGTTCATTTTGAAGTCGATCACTGGAAGATGCAGCTGTGATAAGTCCACCGTGACGTTGATCACTCAAGGATGCAGATGTGGCAAGTCCAAATTTACTCAAAAAGTCAAACGTGATGAGTGGTTGAAGAAGACTGTGTCCACTTTCGTGCCTGCTATCGTGTGGCTGATCTTGTTGTTCTTCGACGGCCAGTACTTCGCCTGTGCTAAGACAGACTGGGAGGGTAGATTTGTACTCGTTGACAAGGCAGCTCCACAGAAGTGGTGTGAGCCAATTAGTGAAGGAAATTTCACCACACAAGAGTTGATGCTCCGCTCACAAGAGTGGATTGTTATGTCTCAG GTTATAGCCAtactcctcctcatcttcatctgtaTGGGTCTCACAGTGTACCTAATCAGAAATAGTTgccaagagaagaagcagacggaTCCCACTGAG caacatcccacTAAAAACAAGAGATCACCAGAAAGCTTCATCCCATCAatcaaaaaggacacatttaattgtttaatttgttttttatttaactttccatga
- the LOC115252200 gene encoding LOW QUALITY PROTEIN: UDP-glucuronosyltransferase 2A1-like (The sequence of the model RefSeq protein was modified relative to this genomic sequence to represent the inferred CDS: deleted 1 base in 1 codon; substituted 1 base at 1 genomic stop codon): AADLWLMRVDFVFEFPRPTMPNVVYIGGFQCKPAKPLPEHLEEFVQSSGEHGVIIMSLGTFIAELPQDLADQIAAAFAKLPQKIIWRYKGAKPATLGNNTLLVDWMPQNDLLGHPKTKLFVAHGGTNGVQEALYHGVPIIGLPLIFDQPDNVHRLEVRGAGKVLEFFNMTEEIVFXGIQEVLNDPSYRMNMQRLSRLHRDKPMKPLDSALFWIEFVMRHKGAAHLRTESYRLPWYSYHSVDVML; this comes from the exons gctgctgacctgtggctgatgagagtggactttgtgtttgagtttccccgtcccaccatgcctaatgtcgtctatattggagggttccagtgtaaacctgccaagcctttacctgaacacctggaagagtttgtgcagagttcaggagaacacggagtcatcatcatgtctctggggactttcattgctgagcttcctcaggatctggctgatcagatcgctgcagcttttgctaaattgcctcagaagatcatctggagatacaagggtgccaaaccagcaactctgggcaacaacactttactggtggactggatgcctcagaatgatctcttaggacatcccaaaacaaagctgtttgtggctcatggaGGAACAAACGGGGTTCAGGAAGCTCTCTATCACGGAGTTCCCATCATTGGACTTCCTCTGATTTTTGATCAACCTGATAATGTGCATAGACTTGAAGTGAGGGGTGCAGGGAAGGTCCTGGAA TTTTTTAATATGACTGAAGAGATCGTCTTTTAAggtattcaggaagttttaaacgatccctcctacaggatgaacatgcagaggctctccagactgcacagagacaaGCCGATGAAGCCgctggacagcgccctcttctggatagagtttgtcatgagacacaaaggtgcagctcacctgaggactgagtcctacaggctgccctggtattcctatcactctgtagacgtgatgctc